Proteins found in one bacterium genomic segment:
- a CDS encoding radical SAM protein: MKSSRYNIFVDCPETGEVALYNTLYGSLTLWSHNEIGTVKHILAEPNQFSEENVIKAVLIEQQHLIDDYTDEITIIENRKISGIKDENRLDVVVMPTLECNFACVYCYETHRPSKMTDETEAAIKKWIGRELPKYKVIMLHWFGGEPLSEYQRVISISQYATDLADKLGVSCFKHITTNGYLLNKKRCKELINTGIYDFQITVDGSPEIHNQLRILRNGKGTFKRLFENINMLARTDEQVKISLRVNFNHNNLHSIPYLLEMFPMDVRAHLRVVYEPIFGHCSLNATDNLPSKEISEAMINYYKLAAQLGYDVVLGQASQHIYTGKLVYCFAERENQFIINYTGDVYKCSVSQFNPKERVGYIRTDGMFIKQDDQWNQWVDTDDLFEEKCYSCVYLPLCMGGCRKTRLRQKETGSYCSLFPTNTSYILKQVAFGQFEDIIRRESEL, from the coding sequence ATGAAGTCTTCCAGATATAATATTTTTGTGGATTGTCCCGAGACGGGAGAAGTAGCTCTCTATAACACACTTTATGGGAGTCTTACACTTTGGAGCCATAATGAAATAGGAACTGTAAAGCATATTCTTGCTGAACCTAATCAATTTTCAGAAGAAAATGTAATAAAGGCTGTTTTGATAGAACAACAGCATTTGATTGATGATTATACGGATGAAATAACAATTATTGAAAATCGTAAAATTTCAGGGATTAAAGATGAAAATCGCCTTGATGTAGTTGTCATGCCTACGCTTGAATGCAACTTTGCTTGTGTTTACTGCTATGAAACTCATCGTCCATCCAAAATGACAGATGAAACTGAGGCAGCCATTAAGAAATGGATAGGGAGAGAACTGCCAAAATACAAAGTGATTATGTTGCATTGGTTTGGTGGCGAGCCCTTGTCAGAGTATCAACGAGTTATATCTATTTCTCAGTACGCTACGGACTTGGCTGACAAGTTAGGGGTATCTTGTTTCAAACATATTACAACAAATGGCTACTTGCTAAATAAAAAGCGATGTAAAGAACTAATTAATACCGGTATCTATGATTTCCAAATTACGGTAGATGGGTCTCCTGAAATTCATAACCAACTGCGGATTTTAAGGAACGGGAAGGGAACTTTTAAGAGACTATTTGAAAACATTAACATGTTGGCCCGAACCGATGAACAGGTAAAAATTTCACTTCGAGTTAATTTCAATCACAATAATCTACACTCAATTCCATATCTACTTGAAATGTTTCCGATGGATGTACGAGCACATCTGCGGGTAGTGTATGAACCCATTTTTGGTCATTGTTCCCTGAACGCAACGGATAATCTGCCATCTAAGGAGATCTCCGAAGCAATGATCAATTACTACAAACTAGCAGCGCAGCTGGGTTATGATGTTGTGTTAGGACAAGCCAGCCAGCATATCTATACTGGTAAGTTGGTCTATTGTTTTGCAGAGCGAGAAAATCAATTCATCATCAACTATACAGGTGATGTTTACAAATGTAGTGTAAGCCAATTCAATCCTAAAGAGAGAGTAGGTTATATTCGCACCGATGGCATGTTCATTAAACAAGATGACCAATGGAATCAGTGGGTGGATACAGATGATTTGTTTGAAGAAAAGTGTTACTCTTGCGTTTACTTACCATTATGTATGGGTGGATGTCGAAAGACACGATTGCGGCAAAAAGAGACAGGTAGCTATTGCTCGCTGTTTCCCACTAATACATCTTATATCCTAAAACAGGTAGCCTTTGGACAGTTTGAAGATATAATACGGCGAGAAAGCGAGTTGTAA
- a CDS encoding HNH endonuclease signature motif containing protein: MELHKLVESIIIQLSKLDQSRNWKGELNWQWLGATDRCWRCGKVAGEEVEIGALERHHIIPRSEGGLDTDDNNSLLCGNCHNVVHRRHMGVIGSKQTRDKEWRSVLKSKSVCISQKMPDIKHALGKCTKCGSAGKIIGVSEGYWTNKGMVVFLECEDCRHLFAIPFLDTTALDSYD; this comes from the coding sequence ATGGAATTGCACAAGCTGGTTGAAAGTATCATCATTCAATTATCCAAGTTGGATCAAAGTAGGAATTGGAAGGGTGAACTTAATTGGCAATGGTTAGGAGCAACAGATCGATGTTGGCGTTGCGGTAAGGTTGCTGGTGAAGAAGTAGAAATTGGAGCATTGGAGCGGCATCATATAATTCCACGCTCAGAAGGTGGATTGGATACAGATGACAATAACTCTTTACTCTGCGGGAATTGTCATAATGTTGTACACAGGCGTCACATGGGAGTCATCGGCTCGAAGCAAACCCGAGACAAAGAGTGGCGAAGTGTTTTAAAATCAAAGAGTGTTTGCATAAGCCAGAAAATGCCTGATATAAAGCATGCCTTAGGAAAATGCACAAAGTGTGGCAGTGCTGGAAAGATCATAGGTGTTTCGGAAGGATATTGGACTAATAAAGGAATGGTGGTGTTTCTTGAGTGTGAGGATTGTAGACACCTCTTCGCTATTCCATTTCTGGATACAACAGCACTTGATAGTTACGATTAA